Genomic DNA from Candidatus Koribacter versatilis Ellin345:
GAAGCCGTCCGCCACTATGATGAGAAAGGCCTCTCCGCCCTCCTCCTCGCAATCACCTCGATCAATACCTGGAACCGGTTGAACGTCGCAACACGACAGGTTGCGGGTGAGTGGATGAAATTCCCGGAAGCGGTGAAGATGCTGGAAGAATACGCCGTGGCAAAATAATTCGGGTGCCCCAGGTCTCGCAATTTGAGACCTGGGTGCGTCGAAACGCCGCTACCCAGTCGGAAAGAACATCGAGAACACCGTCCCGTGATTCGCGTCGGCAGTGCTGCTACGAACCCGCAGCGTGGCACCGTGCTGGTCCAGGATTTCCTTCGAGATCCAAAGCCCCAGGCCGGTGCCTGTCATTCCCTTCGTAGTGAAGAAAGGTTCGAAGAGTCGCTGTAGCACTGGCCGCGACATCCCCGTTCCCGAGTCGCACAGAGTGATGCGAACTCCTTTTTGTTGGCTGGAGAGATCGACAGAATCTCGAAGCCGAACCACGATGCGTCCACCTGGACGACAAGCATCGACCGCATTATTGATCAGGTTCACGAATACTTGCCGCAGATCGCCCTCACGGCCCACAATCTCGCCACGCGTAGCAAAGTCTTTCTCAACCGTGAGACCAGCATTTCGCAACCGGCCCGCCAGCAACGTGATCACGTTGTCGACAATATCTTGCAGGAACACTGCCTTCTTGTTCGTGCTCTCGCGATGAAAGCGCAACGTTTGGGTTGTAATCTTCGCGACCCGATCCAGTTCCTGCTGCGCCGACTTCAGGAAAGCCATGCGCTGCGCTCGTTCATCCGTGACTTCGACCAGGTACAGCAGATTGGTTACGGCTTCCAGCGGGTTATTGATCTCGTGCGCGATGCTCGCCGCGAGACGGCCCACCACGGCAAGTTTCTCTGCCTGCACCAATAAACGCTCCGCCTTGTTCCGGTCGGAAACGTCGGTTCCCAGCGCAATAATGCCAGTCACGTTGCCATCGGAATCCCGAACCGGTTGGTACGCGAAATCCAGAATTCTCGGCTCCGGCGGAAACCCTGCCTTTCGCGCAAGGAGAATCTGGGAACCATGCGCCACATGCGGCTCCCCGGTGTGGTAAACGCGATCGAGAATCTTGAGATAACCTTGTTCGACAGCTTCCGGAACAGCCTCGCCTACCGGCTTTCCCAGGAGTTCACGGTCCCCGATCAATTCCCGGTAGAGTGCATTGGTGAACTCAAAAACGTGCTCAGGGCCCTTCAGCACCGCCACAAAAGCTGGCGCCTGGGTTAGCAGTTCCAACAACCGTTGCCGTTCATGCTGCAACTCCGCCAGGAGATGCGAGCGCTGCTTCTCCAACTGGACCCGCCCCGTCGTCTCCGAGCATGTAACCAGCGTCCCGCAGATCGTTCCATCCGCGGAACGGACGGGGCTGTAGCTGTACGTCCAATAGACGTCCTGCAGCACTCCATTGCGGTAGATCGGAACCAACTGGTCTTCGTACCAACATGCATCGCCCCGCGACATCACGGCCGCAATGTCCGGCCCAATGATGTCCCAAATTTCGGGCCAACATTCCGGGCCGCTCTGTCCCAATGCCCGCGGATGTTTGTCCTCTCCTAAGCTTGGCCGATACGCATCGTTGTAAAACTGCGTGAGTTCCTTGCCCCACCACAGGAACATCGGCTGCCGGTTCGCCAGCAGAAGGTTCACTGTAACCACGAGCACATCCGGCCAGGCCCTCAATTGGCCCGACGGGGGTTCGGCTCCAGTCGAACGCACGCGTCCGGTCCGCCATTTCACCGGCGCCGAAGATGCGTTGGGTTGGCTGCTGCAAGTCGTTAGGATCGTTGGAATTGGAGGGTGTCGCCATGGGGAGAAGTTCGTCGTGCCCTGAGCTTGAGCATATTATTTCGTCCGCGCTCAGTCAAAGAAATGGGTGCCTGACCGGACTTCGCGTACGAGGTTACCGCGAAGAAAGCAGGAAAACTTATGGTAAAACCCGAAGTTAGAAGTTGATAAACATAGTTTTCCAAGTGCTTATTTACTCGTTATTTGCGGAGAGCGCGTTTAAACGCGGTCGGAAAAATGCCGGTTTTGCTCCGTGAATTTCTTCCTGGAATGCCATAAAACGCGACCCTGGAGCCAGAAAAGTGTTCAACTCGGCTTTTTGCCGCAAAGGTGGTACAGAAAAGTGGAAGGATTTTGTTTGGTGAAGAGTAAATAGCGAACAAAGCCTTTGTTGCCTGTGCTTTCCATTCCCATTTTGGCTTACTATCCCCGGCTAAGTTGCTGAATCCACGTGCCGCGTGCACGCTCCCTATCTTGACCAGAGATGAGCACTGTCGTAATATTTCGCAGCTCACTTTCCCCTTCAAGTCCCCTTAAGGGCTGTTTCATTGCCCAGCTGAACCCCGCTCTTCGAGAAAGGTCTATCGATGCACGTGACGTGGGTAAACCACGCTTCGTTCGTTGTTTCCGCTGCGAACGTCTCTATTATGTCCGACCCCTGGTTGGAGGGAACCGCGTTCGATGACGGCTGGGGCCTGCTTTCTGCAACGAAGTTCGGGTACGAAGAGTTCCGCGACATTACCCACATTTTCATTACCCATGAGCATCCCGACCATTTTTCTCCCAAGTCGTTGCGGGGCATAGCGCCTGAACATCGCGCACGGATTACGGTGCTTTACCACAAGACGAGAGATCGCCGCGTCCTGCAGTACTGCGCCTCGCTCGGGTTCAAGACGCAGGAACTTCCTGAGGAAGAGTGGTTCGCGCTCGCACCGGGCTTTGAGGTTTTCTGTGGGCGAACCGGGTTGATCGATTCGTGGCTTGCATACCGGGCGGACGGCAAGGTCATCCTCAATCTGAATGATTGCATTTATACGACGAAGGCGAAGTTACTTCCGATCCGCGAGCGCCTGGGGAAACCTGACGCCTTGTTCACCCAGTTTTCCTATGCAGATTGGGCTGGCAATCCGGAGGATGAAGAACGCCACAAGCAGCACGCGCAGCGAAAGCTGGCCCAAATGAAAATGCAATGCGAGGTATTTGAGCCTCGCGTTGTGGTGCCATGCGCAAGCTTTGTGTGGTTTTGTCACAAAGAAAACTACTTCATGAACGCTCACGCCAATCGCATTGGTGACGTGCATCGATTCTGCACCGAGGACGTGAAGTGTGCCTCCGTGGTCCTGTATCCGGGAGACCAGTGGGAGGTGGTTACGGAGCACGACTCCGAGTCCGCTATCCGCAAGTACAACGAAGACTACGCCAGTCTCCCTTCACGGCCCCTGGTGTCGTCCCCGGAGATTCCCATCGAGAAGCTGAAAGATGCCTATCGCAATTACATCCGCAAGGCGCGGGCCAAGAACACGCCAAAGCTCCTGGAACTCATCCCCGCCTCCGTGGTGTTTCTCAGTGATCTTGGGAAGAAAGTGCGAATTTCGATGAAGCATGGGATCGAAGTGCTTGCTGAGGGAGATGCCACGCCCGCTGATATCTCCTTGGGATCGGAATCTCTGCATTACTGCTACCTGTTCGACTGGGGTGGCGCGACCTTGGGAGTCAACGGGCGATATACGGTGCCGCCGCAAGGACGTCCACGGCGCTTTTTCTGGAATTTCCAGGTCCAGTCCTACAACGCATCGGGGGTTCGCTTCGACATGAAGATGGTGAGCATCATCGCCGCCAGAAAAATCTTGAGTAAGTTTGGAGTACCGGTGCTGGAAACACTCGACGTTTGAAGTGTTTTCCATGCTGACAGTTTCAACTCACGGGCCCCTCTAGTTAGATTCGGAGATAAGGAAATGAAAAGACTCGTGGTGTTCGGATTGCTCGTATTCCTGCAGGTCTCTTTTACACGCGTCGCACACGGCCAATGCGTCGCATTGGGAACGGTCGCACCGGTCACCACTTATAGCGCCGCCGGCGTGTACCTGAGCAGTCTCACCGACGGCAACATCGCTCACGGATCGAATATTCAGTTCGACGGGAACGGAATCCCGATGGTGCTAGCCAGCGGGGTATTCGTATACAACCCGGTGACGGTTTCACAGTGGGCGCTTCAGCAGTATTCCTACTCCGTCGCTTACGGTACCGCCGGTGCTCAAGCCAATCTCGTCAAGGGAGCGGACTGGCTGATGAGTGTTCAGGACGCCACGACCGGCATTTGGTACATCAACTATAGCTTCACCGTCGCCGGCATGGGAGTGACGCTCAGTCCGCCATGGGGCGGCGCAATGGCGCAGGGACAGGCGATTTCCGTACTGAGCCGTGCCTACCAGGTCACTCACGATGAGAAGTATTTAACGGCAGCCAGCAAAGCCCTGGCGCCGTTAGCGAAGAAGGTATCCGAGGGCGGGCTCACCGACGATTTTTTTGGTGATCCCAACCTTCCGCATTACGAGGAATATCCCACCGTACCCGCCTCTTACACGTTGAATGGCTTTATGTTCACGCTGGTTGGCCTGTACGATCTCTCGGCATTCGATGCGACGGCTCTGTCCATGTACAACGCCGGATTGAAGACCCTCGACGCGGAACTTCCGTATCACGAAATGGGCGGGATCAGCGCGTACCATCTCGGTCACATAACGAATGCGCCCCGCGGGCCCCACGTCGCGTGGAGCTATCACCTGGTCCATCTCCAACTACTGGGCGCGCTGAAGTACCTCAATCCGACGGACAAAGTGGTGAGTTTCTATTACGGCCAATGGTGTTCCTACCAGCGTGCACTCTCCCAAATCGTCCTCTCACCTGCTTCGGGAACCACTTTCAAGGCTGGACAGTTGTTTTATCTGAATGCCCAAATCAACCCGAATTACGCGATCGGGTTCGCGAATCTCACGGATGGGGGCACACCGGTCTCCAAAGCGACGCTTGGCAATGGAAGAGCCATATTCCGGATTGATAATCCGACCGCCGGAACCCACAACTACCAGGTCTCCTATACGTCGGACGGAACTGTTCCGAGCGTCACTTCGAACGTACTGTCGATCACTGTGACACCCTGATTTGAGCGCATGAAAAACCCCGCCGTGTCGAAGGCGGGGTTTCCCTTAGGCCTCGTTCGACTCCCGAACGAGAAGTTGCGTTTGCTCACTTCAGGGCGAAGTGGCGTTGCAACGAAATGTAACGATGGCCTGAATTACTTGTCACTGTAATTCGTGATTCGCGAAGAAACCGAAGTCACTTAGACTGTTTTGTCACACGACAATCCCGGCACCTAAGGGGTCGTGTCAATGAGCGTCATTGCGCATAGGGGATAATTTTGTAAGCAGATGTAAATTACAATCAGCGGAGGGTGATGCGACATGCAAGAACCGTTGTCTCCTCCGCCAAATTGCCCGGTATGCGGTAGTACCGAATTCTTACTAATTAATTGCCGAGCGGTCGGCCAGCACGCAGACTCCCAACATGCCTCAATACATGGTGTCCTGAGCTACAAGTGTTCCAACGGGCACGTCTTTTTGCCGAGAAATCCGCCAGAGCCTGAGACAAAAATTTAAAAGAAGACCAACTGATTATTCCCTCATAGGTGATTGGAATTCATCCAACAGTCGGTAGGAGGACGCCTCCCGTGGAAAGTTCCCCGCTCCACGAAAAACTCACCGAGTTTCATCCCGGCTTCGATCACTCGACCAGTGACGATGGCTTAGTCCTTCGTTCGGTCTGCCTGAGGTGTGGGCTGTTCATCTATAGCCGGTTTGATGGCCCACTGCGAGAGATCGAGCGGAATCACAAGAACGAGTGCCGCGAGACGCATTGATATCCCCGCCCACGAAGATCGGGGATGTGAGGGTAGTGCCGACTGAAGTGTCTGCCCAGGTCTCGAAAAGCGCGAGACCCGGGGCACCCAAGCAGTTTCGTGAAGGAAAGTAAAAAGGATGTTGACGCGAACAGACCTTGGGCCACCCGCCAGGAGTTTTGTGACTGCTGGTGTGTGCGTGTAAAGGACCGCCTCCCGGACTGCGTCCTGCCCGAGAAGCGCGCGAACGATATAGGGGTTCGTCGAACTGAATTCATTAGTGAGGCAAGCCCAAGGTGCTGGCCTTGCCAATACAAACAAGGAAGACGTTGTGGTCGGATTCGATTACCAACCATTCCAGCATCCCGCCAGCTACGTAGTATTCGAAGTAAGGACACTCGGCAATGAGCCGTTCAAGGGCCGCAGCAGGAACTTTATAAACGGGGAGTTCCCCCATCGATTTCCGGGATGAGGAAGGTTCTTCCTTCCATCGACGGCAAAACCGATGAAAGACTAAGGTTCGAGGAATCGTATTTGGTGCATGGAACCGCGAGGTCGAGCCACCACGCCCGAGGATTACCCCGAACGTAGCGCTCCCGAAGTTGGCCCACGACCTTGGCAGCAGTCACGTTTCCTAACCGCTCGAGCTCCAGTCCCAACCGAATAGCCGCTTCTTCGATCCGTACCTCAACTTCGCTCATCGATCACTCCTGGTGTTCCGACCGCGGGTGGTCTGGGCTTGACCAGAGTGATCATAGTTCTGTCTTCTTTTCCTTCCAAGGAGTTTGGGTGGCGTGCAGGAAAGTACAAAACGACTCACTTCGCCATCCAGGGGCATAGGCGTGGACCGAGACGTTCTAATTTTTGCCGCTCGCTTTGCGGGAAGTAACTTTCCGCTTGGGCTCTGGCCGTGGCGTTTTCGGAGCCTGGAACGCTGCGGCCATAGCCGCATTGAAATTGGCTGCGGCTTCGCGTCCTTCGGTGTATTCTTTTGCCGACTTCATAGGCACATTCTACTCCCATGATTCCTCGCCAGTTTAAGAAGCTGCTAGAAGCACTTCTTTCGTCGCATGAGTCGTTAGTCAAAAGCACTGAATCCATCCATCAACAACTTGAACGACAACGCGAGGAGCAACAGATCCAGAAATACATAAAGCAGCAAACGCCACAGCCACCTATTCTTATCGATATAGCGGACAAAGACGAAATAGGGGCTGGAAAGACAGAGCGCAGAGAGAATCGAACCCGCGACGAGAAGCACTTTGGAATTAACGTAACTCTCCAGATTTTGCTTGTCCTCGGATCTTGGGGGGCTGTTATTGCCGCTGGCTATTATGCGCACGTCGCTAGTGGACAACTCTCCCAAATGAAAACTCAAACCGAGCAACTTAGGGCTCAAACGGAAGCGACGACGCGCCCTTGGGTCAAGGCCAAGATGACGGAATCTGGGCCCCATTATTTTCGACAATATTGGGGCTGAAGTAGGATTCACCATCGTGATCCAGAACGTCGGCCATTCTCCCGCGACCAACGTCGATGTACGAGTCGAGGTAGTGAACGCGAATGGCCCTAATGTTGTAGAAATTCAGCGACGACTTTGCCCTAAATCCGAGCCAATCGTGAATGGGTGGGGAAGAGCCCTCTTTCCCGGAGAACCAGAGCCAAGACCATTCATGGCTCAACTCACAAAGGATAAGCTTCAGGCTAAGTTTGAGGGGTTTCCCCAAGGAACCGTACTGCTCAACGTCGTCGGTTGCGTTGACTACACCATCAACCCAACCGAACACAAACAAACCGCCTTTTCGTACCTGGTCGTGGAAGTCGGCGCTAATGGGAAATCTCAGCCGATCATGAATGGTCGGTCTGTCCCCAAAGAAAAGGTACGGTTTTTTGACGGGGGCCCAGTCGGCGAATCCGCAGATTAGCCCTGTCACGGCAAGATAAATTAGAAACGCCGCGACGCCCCATCCGAAAATCCCCAAGAAGTATTTTCCCTTATAGAGGATTAGCCAATGACCGAAAGTGGCACACGAGAGACCGAGAATAAAGATCAGAACGCAAAGACTCTTGCTGGTGAAATTCATTGGGTGCACGTCGCGATGCTGGCGACTCAAGTCATACTTGGAGTTATTGGCCTTCTCGCGCTCGCCATCTATTTCTGCCAATTGCGGCAAATGATTGAACAGACCAAAATCAGCCGTACATCGCTGGAATCCGTGCAGCGCGCATTTGTTTCTAATGGTGGATATCAGGGACTCAATGAGGCCGACGCCAAGGGAAATATCCAATCGCTGCTGCTCTCTCTGAAGTGGAGGAATAGCGGCAACACTCCAGCCGTCAACGCTAGATATCACGTCAACATCATTCAGGGAGAACTCCCTAGTGATTTCCGATTCCCGGATCGAGACGCGAATGGGAATATAGTCACCGACAACGAGAGCATCCGGGGGTTCTATGCTCCACAAAGCGACTCTTACGCTATACCCCTGCGCATGACCCAGAGGCGCAGCGTCATCTACGGTTGGATGAAGTATGACGATGTGTTTGACCGCTCCCGCTCGCACATCACGCAGTTTTGCGACCAACTCACTTGGCTTCCAACTCCTCCCAAAGAGCCCACTGCTACGCTCGTTAATCCGTGCCCCGTTCACAACTGCACGGATGAATGGTGCGGAGATCAAAAGCGTTAACCCTGTCACGGCGATCCAGAGCGTAACGCAGATTGTGAGCCAAGTGTATAGAGACCTAGCTAATCTCGCGTTTTGAAGATTTTGCAATTCTCGAGGGGGGAGGGGGTACCCTCAAATTCCCTTCGCCATCCACTTCCCAAGCTGCCCGGTCATCATCAGCCAGAGCATCCGAAAATCGCTGATGAACGACCAGAACGGATAGCCGAAGGTCGCGGGCTTGTTCTTCTCGAGCAGGAAGTGGCCGGTCCAGGCGCAACCGTACGCGATGGGGAGCCACAAGAACGCCCACCACGGATGGCCTAAGGCGAACGCGAGAATGACGGTGAGGATGCCGAGCGAAGTGCCGGTTGCGTGCAGGGCGCGGTTGGCGGGATTTTTGTGCTGCTGCAGGTAGAAGACGAAGAACTCGTCGTAGGAATTGAACTGCGCCATCGCTCAGCCTCGGAGCGGAATTCTAGCGCAGCTTCACGCCGGCTGCACCGACGGCGGCGGATACTTCGTTGACGGAAACAGCATGGAGAAAACGGTGCCAATCCCCTGGCGGCTGCGCACCCGG
This window encodes:
- a CDS encoding D-glucuronyl C5-epimerase family protein, which codes for MKRLVVFGLLVFLQVSFTRVAHGQCVALGTVAPVTTYSAAGVYLSSLTDGNIAHGSNIQFDGNGIPMVLASGVFVYNPVTVSQWALQQYSYSVAYGTAGAQANLVKGADWLMSVQDATTGIWYINYSFTVAGMGVTLSPPWGGAMAQGQAISVLSRAYQVTHDEKYLTAASKALAPLAKKVSEGGLTDDFFGDPNLPHYEEYPTVPASYTLNGFMFTLVGLYDLSAFDATALSMYNAGLKTLDAELPYHEMGGISAYHLGHITNAPRGPHVAWSYHLVHLQLLGALKYLNPTDKVVSFYYGQWCSYQRALSQIVLSPASGTTFKAGQLFYLNAQINPNYAIGFANLTDGGTPVSKATLGNGRAIFRIDNPTAGTHNYQVSYTSDGTVPSVTSNVLSITVTP
- a CDS encoding DUF962 domain-containing protein, giving the protein MAQFNSYDEFFVFYLQQHKNPANRALHATGTSLGILTVILAFALGHPWWAFLWLPIAYGCAWTGHFLLEKNKPATFGYPFWSFISDFRMLWLMMTGQLGKWMAKGI
- a CDS encoding two-component system sensor histidine kinase NtrB, with translation MRSTGAEPPSGQLRAWPDVLVVTVNLLLANRQPMFLWWGKELTQFYNDAYRPSLGEDKHPRALGQSGPECWPEIWDIIGPDIAAVMSRGDACWYEDQLVPIYRNGVLQDVYWTYSYSPVRSADGTICGTLVTCSETTGRVQLEKQRSHLLAELQHERQRLLELLTQAPAFVAVLKGPEHVFEFTNALYRELIGDRELLGKPVGEAVPEAVEQGYLKILDRVYHTGEPHVAHGSQILLARKAGFPPEPRILDFAYQPVRDSDGNVTGIIALGTDVSDRNKAERLLVQAEKLAVVGRLAASIAHEINNPLEAVTNLLYLVEVTDERAQRMAFLKSAQQELDRVAKITTQTLRFHRESTNKKAVFLQDIVDNVITLLAGRLRNAGLTVEKDFATRGEIVGREGDLRQVFVNLINNAVDACRPGGRIVVRLRDSVDLSSQQKGVRITLCDSGTGMSRPVLQRLFEPFFTTKGMTGTGLGLWISKEILDQHGATLRVRSSTADANHGTVFSMFFPTG
- a CDS encoding MBL fold metallo-hydrolase, whose amino-acid sequence is MHVTWVNHASFVVSAANVSIMSDPWLEGTAFDDGWGLLSATKFGYEEFRDITHIFITHEHPDHFSPKSLRGIAPEHRARITVLYHKTRDRRVLQYCASLGFKTQELPEEEWFALAPGFEVFCGRTGLIDSWLAYRADGKVILNLNDCIYTTKAKLLPIRERLGKPDALFTQFSYADWAGNPEDEERHKQHAQRKLAQMKMQCEVFEPRVVVPCASFVWFCHKENYFMNAHANRIGDVHRFCTEDVKCASVVLYPGDQWEVVTEHDSESAIRKYNEDYASLPSRPLVSSPEIPIEKLKDAYRNYIRKARAKNTPKLLELIPASVVFLSDLGKKVRISMKHGIEVLAEGDATPADISLGSESLHYCYLFDWGGATLGVNGRYTVPPQGRPRRFFWNFQVQSYNASGVRFDMKMVSIIAARKILSKFGVPVLETLDV